The following are from one region of the Paenibacillus bovis genome:
- the rpsO gene encoding 30S ribosomal protein S15, translated as MALTQERKQQLIEEYRTHESDTGSPEVQVAILTENIVNLQDHFRSHKKDHHSRRGLLKMVGQRRKLLAYLKKTDVRRYSALIERLGLRR; from the coding sequence ATGGCATTAACTCAAGAACGTAAACAACAGCTGATCGAGGAGTACAGAACTCACGAGTCCGATACAGGATCTCCAGAGGTACAAGTCGCTATCCTGACTGAAAACATCGTAAACCTGCAGGATCATTTCCGCAGCCACAAAAAGGATCATCATTCCCGTCGTGGTCTTCTGAAAATGGTAGGTCAACGTCGTAAGCTTCTGGCTTACCTCAAGAAAACCGATGTTAGACGTTACAGTGCGCTGATCGAAAGACTCGGCCTGCGTCGCTAA